From the Helianthus annuus cultivar XRQ/B chromosome 17, HanXRQr2.0-SUNRISE, whole genome shotgun sequence genome, the window CACCTCCATCAAACGCTGCCATCACTACCTGCCTCCACCCCCCGTAACCACACCAGTTGTCACCATCCCCAACGCCACAATACCAACCACCATCAAACCGACAACGAATCCCTATTTCCTTCCATGAAATCAAACCAACGAAACCCTAgtttttaaaaatcaaatcgattTGGGGCAACAAACAAAACCCGGTGGTTAACAGTGACACACAACAAGATAAGCCAATGAATCTGCATTGTTTAGGTTCCACCCCACATATCTCTTCTCTACGGTAGTGACGGTGGGTGGCGAAGGTAGGGAAGGGGAGGTGGATGACGATGGTGGAGAAGGGGATGTGGTAAACGGTGGTAGttgtggtgggaggtggttgTAACGGTGGTGGTGGAAGGTGGTGATGACAGTGGTtggtggaggtgatggtgatGCCACGGTGGTGTTGGCAGTGGTAATGGCTTTCTGTAAATAAAGAAAGGGAGAGAGAAAAATGCGTAAGTGTGTATATTTTATGTGTGTGtgagggtaattttgtcatttaaCATAGATTTAACGAAGAAAACTAACGggcatccactccagggactatccgagtaacaaactgtcaaaccacatggaacgccggtgtaatttccaaaagttggggactataggtgcaTTTTACTCATTTGTTTAATTTTTAATCAAACACTAGGGgtgtgcaataaccgaaccgttaaccgaaaccgaaccgaaaaccgacaaaaccgaaccgaaattaaccgaaacccaattaaccgaaagtcggttaacgaatatttttttaccatcggttaaccgaaattaaccgaaccaaaccgaatcatttatttttttctatatttctagcttttatacctctatttcatgtatttcatggtttatactttcatttcatgtaataatacctctatttcatttatttatgcttcaatttcatttatttataccttcatttcatttatttatatctccattttatgtatttaaacatctattcatgcatttatacctccatttcatttatttatacatccatttcatgtatttatacatctatttcatgtatttatacctcaattacatgtatttctaagcaagAAAACTAGCCCTTCTTTgaattggttattaaccgaaattaaccgaaccgaaccgaaaaccaaaaaattaaccgaattaaccgaaccgattaatagatgacttcggttacggttacgataatgctaataaccgaaccgaattgaaccgtgcacacccctatcAAACACTATGAAAAAATAATTTCATACATAATTAAATTGGAAAACATTGTATGAATGTAACGGTACGTGTGTAAAATGCAAGCTATAAAATTAATGGGCTATAGACCTTATTCATAGTAACATGTTCAACTTCTATTTTTAGCTTAGCCAAATTCTCCATGATTGTACAAAAACAAACCATATGTATTACCATGATTCCTTAATAAAAGGGCAGGACATATGTTGACATGCGAACAAAAGGGTCACACTCTAGTGAATGTCGTATTAAACATGCATTTACATGTGTATTAATGTAAAAAGGTATATTAGAGAAGTAAAATTAGATACATGACCAAGGGTTCGTGTGTCCCATGATCATAGACGTGGTTGTTGCCACATAGGAACATTACACATAAGAAAATGACTATTTTGACGAGTTTCTATTGATAATGATATCCCCAAAATGATATTTTGATATAAATTAATTGTACACATTTGTTTAGATTTACAACATATATACTTAACCATACGTTATTTTTAGGATATCATGTTGTGTAATCAAATATCTTTTACACAATGTATAATGAGTGTATATACAAACACATACATCTAAAATCTACACGAGATTAGACTCGCATGAAGCCCTACCTTGCTTTCAAATATCAACAACAAACATCTTAGCACATGTCTATTTTGTCACTGTCTTGTCGTTTAAACGTCCCATAGACATCCCTAACTTAAAAACGACACGCCAAACACAAATTCAAGATCTTCTTAAACAACTTACTCAAAACCTAAAACACCCATATAAACATATCACACAATTGGATATATCATGCAATAAGTAGATCCCTATTCTTAGGTCACAACTTTAGTTTGTACATTTAAATCCTTCCTATATTTGGTATAGACAAAAGAAATGTTTTCTCAAACAACAAAAGGTATACAAAACCACCCCAAACTATGAAAGCAATCAATGCAATGAATTGATATTTCTATCAAACAACATAGGGTAAACAAACGTAACTATGTGATATTAAAAGGGCGTAAAGTGAAACATATTCACGAAGCAATGATATGAAAGAGGCGCCGGCCGGAACCATCTAGGGCAAACTTCTGCAACAACAATTTCTGGTGTTGACACAACATGCAATTAACACTCTAACTCAACAACAGTGATTCAATCAAGCTCATACGCCGTCGTATTATGCCATCAATGGCTGCCGAAAACAACTCTAACGTTTCATTGGCTGAACAAATCAAACAACAAGCTAATGAAGCCTTCAAAGGTAATCCATCCATAACTTATTAATCgatctatacatacatacatatatacatacacttAGTTCGTTAGTTAGTTACATGTGGACTCATATATGTGTAATCGACCTATACATACAGTTAGTTAGTTTACATGTAGACTCACTCGTATATTTGTAATCgatctatatatatacatacggtTAGTTAGTTAGTTACATGTGTGTTGTAATTGATTTTAACAGCTAATAGGTTTTCACAAGCGATTGATTTGTATACAAAAGCGATTGAATTGAACGGTGAGAATGCGGTATATTGGGCGAATCGTGCGTTTTCGCATACGAAGTTGGAGGAATATGGAAGTGCGATACAGGATGCGTCTAAGGCTGTTGAGATTGATCCTAAGTATTCAAAGGCATGTTGATTTGTGTTTGTTGTAAGTAGAGCGGTTAGAGGTGTGTTTTTTGAATGTTTTTGATGAAGTTTTTGGTGGTTTTTAGGGCTATTATCGGCGCGGTGCTGCTTATCTTGCAATGGGGAAGTTTAAAGAAGCACTCAAGGATTTTCAACAGGTTTGTGTTGTTTTTGATTGTTTTGATTATGATGGAGAATGTTGTAAcgtgtatgtaggtatgtatgaTTTTTACGGAAATAGTGTTTGTGATCGCTTGaagatgatttttttttactgCTGGTTGAGTAGTTAAGTTATTTTTGTTAGTGATGTTTGAGTCGCACCGGTTTGTATTTGTGCTTTTGCTGGGCAGATAGTGTTTTCTTGGTTAGTTTACATTATTAGGCCACTTTACTCTTTTAATTGTGAATGAATATTATAAATACCTTCTTAAGTTTACTTGGTTGTTTACTTGGTTTAACTTAAATGGTTAATTACATAATCTTTATGTTATTTTCTTTTCTGAGAAGTTTCTGTGTAGTACCTTAGAAAATAATTTAGGATTAATTTTATAGAAAACGCTGTCTGTTTGTTTTGAAGTCTATTATTAGGAGACGGTATCTAGATAAAAATCAGGATTTTACATATTAGAGTCATATTAGAATTATGGTTTAAGTCTGTTATCTAATTAGTAAAGACACGTTTGTATGCAACTCTGTTTAATAGTTATGTTCCTTTTCTTTTTTATCAACACAGAAACACATCTGTTGTTCGCTTTCGTGACCAACTGTTGCTAACCTCAGGTTCACTAGCATTTGCTAATAATCTGTTCACAAGATGCGCTGGGAGATTGTGAATGAATTACAGCTGTGGTTCATCCCACCGAAGAAATcgttgttatttatttattttttttaaattatgagTGAATGAGAGCTCCATATCTATGTGCTCAAAAGGCAAGCATGAAGCATGCAAGAGATTGGATTAAACTAACGAACATAAGTTTTACAATCATTTGTTTTGCAAGAAAAGTTCTAATAATGGTATGGTTATTAACAATGATCAGTATAATCAACCAAACTAATCTCTTTGGCTTTTGGTGTGTGTTCATGACGGTAAAAGTAAAGAAAAAATATACAAGTCCTCACTAGCAGTGGAAATTATTTGGTATAACTTAGATAATCTGTCATCATTTTGTTACCCTTGTCTTTTAATTTTTAAAGGCTTTCTTTTGGCGCTAAAAATGTATGCAAGTATATTGTACCCATTTATTTTATGCAGAAAGTATTCTCAGTTGACAACTAACCAATGTTGCTTTTGCTGTATATGTTATATATGAAACTAGGTGAAAAGAATATGTCCAAATGATCCAGATGCTTCAAAAAAATTAAAGGAATGCGAAAAGGCTGTTATGAAGCTCAAGTTTGAAGAAGCGATTTCTGCACCTACTTCTAAACAACAGTCAGTAGCTGAGACCATCGATCTCCGAACCATAGGTATCATTTTTCTTACAATTATCGAATATCGGTCTTTTATAAAGGTTTACGGTTTTCCTATTTTAATTTAGGTGTTTTTCTTTCAACGTTTTTAATTTTCACAAATGTATGGTTCTTTTCTATGGTATATCAGTTGTGGCCATCAGCAGATTAATAACTGTTTTGTATAATATTATAGTATTATACCCTTGTGAAGAGATTGATGCATCTGACATTGATATGAAAGCTTCTTCTTGAATAAATTCTACAACATAATAGTTCGTAGGTGCACCGCAGCGTTCACCATAATCATTTCACAATTGAATAAAAAGTAATAGAACATATAATTCAAAGTACAATAACAAGAAGTTTACAATATCCCATGACTAATGAAATCTAAGATAATGTACAATCCTTGTGTCAAAAGTTAATGGTGCTCTCCCTATTTTTATCGTTTTAGGGACGGGCACAGACTCATCTTATCATTCCCCTCGGTTTACTGCTACATCAGTGGCAGTTGCAGTAGCATTAGTGGCTAtattgatgatggtggtggggcCCATTGTAGCCATCGTAGTGGCATCTGCAGCATCGGCATTGTTTTTCGTGGTCAAAAAGACTGGTTGGTTGGCTGGTTACACTGGTGGTTTCTTTACCAAGGGTCAATAGCTAACATAGGTTTGAACTTAGTAACGACCATAAGAAATCACACAACTAATTAAATTGTAACATAGAAGTTATTAGACCATGAAAAATTACATTGTTACAAGTTAAGAACAAGCAAgcaaacataatttgtttttgaGGTACGAGTTGTGGTAAAATTGTGTGCATTTTGGTGCTTCAGCTGAATGTACTTATGCATTGCATACATTAAAAGATGTGCTATGATGAggttttttatatgtttttatttaaatacagACGTGGAGCCACAATATGCTGGTGCAAGAATAGAGGGAGATGTAGTAACTTTAGAGTTTGTGAAGAAAATGATGGATGACTTCAAGAATCAGAAAATGTTACATAAACGGTATGTGTAGCTAGGAGGTTCTTTAATCAATGCCTTATTTtgtgttgttattattgttagagtaatatgccatttttgtccctgagatTTGGCCACTTTTACGACTTTTGTtgaaaggtttgtttttctgcatctggatccaaaaggtttgaaatcatgccattttcatccggctcattaactccatccatttttctccgttaaatgaggggcatttccgtctttttagacatttttattaaaataaaaataattaatacTATAATAAATAAAGATCCACCTTTGTTGACTTTCTTTCCACCCAAACCCTTTAATCATCAcaaaaaaaatgtctaaaaaagacgaaaataccgtTGACTTGGCgttaaaaatggatggagttaacgagttagatgaaaatgacaagatttcaaacgttttggatccagatgcggaaaaacaaacatttggacgaaagtcgcaaagctgGCCAAAcctaaacctcagggacgaaaatggcattttaatcttatttttattataattaatattactGTTGTCACAAATACCAACTTTTCTGACATTTTTTTTGTGCTATAGATATGCCTTTGAGATTGTTCTACGGACAAGAGAAATCTTAATGGCCTTGCCATCTCTGGTTGACGTAAACGTTCCAAATGGAAAGCACTTCACCGTTTGTGGTGATGTGCATGGTCAGGTAATTCAAAGCATGAAACTTTACGGTTTATCATCGTTTTGCACTCATTTGTCTAATCCTTTATTGTTTCTTATTAATCGACTTTGTATGGATGCAGTTCTATGATCTTCTAAATATCTTTGAGCTCAACGGTCTCCCTTCCGAAGACAATCCTTATTTGTTTAATGGCGACTTTGTTGACCGTGGTTCCTTTTCTGTGGAGGTTATTCTAACATTGTTTGCGTTCAAGTGTATGTCTCCATCAGGTAATAAGGCTACATTGTGTTTTGTATTTCGCTGTTTATTACGTTTTTGCCCTTTTAAATACTCAGCTTAATTTCTTAATTTGTTCTAGCTATACATCTTTCTCGTGGAAATCATGAGAGCAAAAGCATGAACAAGATTTACGGGTTTGAGGGTGAGGTCCGGTCTAAGCTGAGTGATAAATTCGTGGAGCTATTTGCAGAAGTTTTTTGCTATTTACCTTTAGCTCATGTTATAAACGAGAAGGTATTTGTTGTTCATGGTGGACTTTTTAGCACTGATGGCGTAAAGCTCTCTGACATCAGGGCCATTGATCGGTTTTGCGAGCCCCCAGAGGAAGGTATATTTTGCTAATAAATATTTGTACTTAAGTTGGATAACAAGCTGCTAATACGAGTTTTAGAGGGTGCAtaaatttttataattatttttttattttagggTTGATGTGTGAGATATTATGGAGTGATCCTCAACCTAATCCCGGTAGAGGACCAAGCAAGCGTGGTGTAGGGCTCTCTTTTGGTGGAGACGTAACAAAACGGTTTCTGAAGGATAATAATTTAGGTAATGTTATTATTTTATCATTCTCATAAAATTGTATCATGTTTTATGCATTTGTGACAGTTTTATGAAATGAATAAGCTAGGTGTTTTGATGATATGAATTCATATACCTCACACGTTCTCATTGTTTTTTGTGATTTGTTTTTCAGATTTAGTTGTGCGATCTCATGAGGTCAAAGATGAAGGCTATGAAATCGAACATGATGGTAAACTCATCACTGTATTCTCTGCTCCAAACTACTGTGACCAGGTAATTTGATGTTGGTTTTTATGTTTTGTGGAGTTCTGTTATAAGTGGGGTGCACATGAGCCAAGCGGCTCGCTAGCTGCTTGAGAAAAGGCTCGAAACGAGTCGAGCCTTATCGATCTCGAGCTAAgtttgagcctaaaataaagcttgTTTATTTATCAAGCCTGAGCTTGAGCTTGACATGTGAAGCCCGTCAGGCTCGTTGAGCCTTAgtttaatattagtttttattaatatttaataacatttacccCTTGTTTAAAGATGTCgagtaaacgagccgagccgagcttatataaacttgtttacgcgcctagcccgaacctaaaaataagcttgtttagtaaacgagcccgagctcgagcttgagctctcataagttaatcaaGATCGAGcgcgagcctggtcgagctcggacTCGGCCCGTTTGCACAAACTTTTAGGGTTTGATTTCtcattatttatataaaaaaatatggtTGTTGCAGATGGGTAACAAGGGTGCTTTCATCCGATTTGAGGCCCCCACAATGGAGCCCAAAATTGTCACATTTTCAGCAGTGGTTAGTCCTTTTTTTGCATTTTCTATCTCTATTAATATTATTTGAACTCTTTATAACTATCTTATATCCATGTTCAGCCACATCCCGATGTGAAGCCAATGGCGTATGCCAGCAATTTCCTCCGCATGTTCAATTAGTGTTTGTTTGCTGACTTGGGTGATACGATTGCTGAATATGGTGGATTTCGGTTTGGTTTCTCTAATCTACAACTGCACATATCGCATGAAACTCCCGAGACACGTGTGGTATTACTTTCTTGCAACAGTTTACCTATTTTTCAATAGTTTATTATGTAACCGAAAGCCAAAAACACACAGTGGCCTGAATTAGGGTCCGCTTTTTAATCTATTGCCCTTTCGGTTAACTATGTATCTATCATTTTCTTAGAAAATTTGCTTTGTATCCTTTTTAAAGCTCAAGATTTCTATTGAATTGTCAAGAACAATAAAGAATTTATCTGCTCTCTCACTGAAACACTTGTTAAGTACGTGGCTATCATTATGTCACATGCACAAAGCTCATCATCTTTCTAGTAAAAATGTTTAAGAGATGAAATAATGTGCAGATTTCCTGTATAGTTTGCTTCATTAACGTTGGTGTGTTTTTTAATGCTTTTTTACTAGACGTATTTGGTGAAagattatttaaatatttaaaagaATAGATTGGGTTATAATCGGTAATTAAAAAGATATCTACTTTATACTTCAATGTGTCTACTTATCGTAGCTTATTCAAGTGTTCATCTTGGGAACTCGAAACAAAGTCGAAATGGCTAGAACTCGAGTTGTAACCAAAAGCTTCCCGAATTCAATAATCAGAATTAAACGATCTCATGCGAATCGGATCAAGAAACACGGAAAATAATTGTTCAAACCACCCAACCAGTAAGCAGGAGTTCAAAAGGTAACATTTTAAACCCAATAATAATGCTGGAGAACAAGAGTCTTTTGATGCGAGAAAATAAATTAACTAGGCTGAAACGTGCAAACCATAGATTGATGCGAGATAAAGGTTGCTAACACCGCTGCACCAATGCCATCAGTTCTGCCAGCCCAGTTTCGGGCGTGAGAGGGGAGAAGAGAGAGAGGCCCACCATTTTATACCAATGGGgcggtggtccattggcaaaggcaaagcctttaaaacacctaggttgggaaggggaaggtcttgggttcaagtcccacagacgacaggggattaaagaaattagccgttcaaaaaaaaaaaaaaaaaaaaaccaaataagGGGTGTTAAAGGGTGGAGCGTGTTAAAGCCCTCGGTCTACATGGCACAACGTGACATCTTAACTAAGGGGCTTTATTCCACCCACTTGTCTTAGGGATATAAACTTTTGGAGACGACATGAAGAAAAAACTTCGGCGCTCCCACAAGCCACATAAACAAAGGAGCGATGACATGTGGGCGGTTGGTTCAAAGACACAATTTTTGGGTGCATGATTGGAGTGTTCTGAACATGGTGGTGAATGCGGTGAGTCGGTGAGATAAGGGGATCACTAAAAAAATACTCATAGGTGCTCATGAAAGCGAATAGGGTACTCATGAACTCAAGATGAAAAGATTGTGTACCATGTAATGAGAGATTGAAAAGATTTCTTTTTGATACTTTAACAAGAAAGTATAATACATGGAGAGATAAACTTAAAGTTGATAAAACCCCACACCCATTGGGCATTTCATAAGCATAATCACATTAACAATATCACTCGACATCTAACGAGGGTGAATATATGTGACCTACCTATGTATGTTGTCATATAAATATAAGTTGGTGTTCTTATATGTTAAAAGGATAACTGGATTAATAAAAAAACGAACATGATATATGGGGTGTGTTCAATACAAAACCTAATAAACATATGTACATAGATATGATGTGGTGAGAGAAAGAAAATAGGTGTTTATAAAACCATCTTATTTTCATATTGAAAGCCACATGTATAACTTTCAATCTCACATAAACATCCCTTTAAAAGCTATATAACGTGATGTGatgtttcatttttcatgtcACCGTAGTAGAACCATTTTCGGTAAAATACAAACATGTGTTACCTCAGTTCATATACCACCATGGTCCTCCTTTGTGGTCCAAAAAAACCACATTCATTATTTAAACACTCTTAACAACAATGGCGAAATAAAAGGAAATTTAACTTTATTTCACAGTTTACTTTAACTTTTTGCATAAAAAACTATGAAAACACATTGAACAAATAAGATCGACCACTTCTAGTTCTGCTCATTCAGCGAtgctaaggggctgtttggcaacttctgaatggttgaatgctgaaccagtaagatgtctgaaccattaagtgctgaactagtaagatgtctgaaccattaagaggcaaTATAATACTTAACCCTTCataggcaaatgtctgaccaattcagattagaggtcttaaccattcatactctgtataatacttaatcattcagaggcaaatgtctgaaccattcagacatctgctcacgaaacaaacagtctgaaccattatgAGGCtgattaagaggtaaacaaacaacccctaagacTATGTGTTATGGTTTCACTAAAAAGTGAGAAAGtgacttcacaaatcatcaatgTATATtaactaatatttaaaaaaaaataactatcatttttcttttgaaacaaacaaacattcaaacaaCATACACATTATATTGTTTTTTAGCCGTTACAGACTCAACATGTTTCCTTTGTAATTAAGCCATTTGTAGTACCTTTTTATATAAAAACAATATGCACTCTCATTGTATTCTTCAAGCATTCACGAGATCTGAGACACCCTTCTTCTGATGGGATATAACTCCACACAACAAGCAAACTCCAACTTCTTGTGATTGAATTTTACAACTttcaccaaaacacacacacacatcattCCCATAATGCTTACTTTCCTCCTACTCATCCTTCTAACATGCACCCACCATCATATCTCCACACAAACTCACCCACAACCACCACTCACCATGGACCCAACCGAGCTACAAACCCTCTACAACATCATGGAAACCCTATCTTCTGACCGAGAGTGGCGAACCACTTACCCTAACCCATGTGAACCTTCCACTTCATGGGTTGGAATTGAATGCAAACCAGGTGTTTCAGACTCACACCTTCATGTCACAAGGCTTGACTTTGGCACCCCACCAAACCCTACTTGCAAAAACACTTCCACTTTCCCTTCACAAATCTTCCAACTTCCATACCTTCAATCCATTTTCTTTTTTAActgtttcaccaaaaccaaaACAACTATTTCTATCTCCAAAACCAAAACTAGACCTTCTTGTTTGCAACAACTAAGTCTTAGATCAAACCCTAGTCTTGTTGGCTCTATCCCTTCAGAACTATTCTTGGCTTTATCTTCTCTTCAGATACTTACAGTATCTCAAAGCGAGATATCTGGCGCGATCGCGCCAGAGATCTCAAACTTGAACTCACTTGTTCATCTTGACTTGACCTATAACCAACTCGGCGGGAGCATTCCCGCCGAGTTGGGTAAGCTCAAGAATCTAGTGGGACTGGACCTGAGCTATAACGCGCTTACAGGTCCAGTCCCACACACGATTGGACAAATGGGTATGCTTCAAAAGCTCGACTTGAGCTCGAACTTGCTCACAGGAAATGTTCCAAACAGCATTGGGGAACTGAGTTCATTGGTGTTTATGGCACTTAGCAACAATGGGCTTCATGGGAAACTGCCTGTTGGATTTGGGGATTTGAAAGAACTAGAGTATTTAATAATGGACAATAATCCGATGTCGATCGAACTCCCAACGGAGTTCGGTCGACTTCTGAAGCTACGAGAGCTTCGGCTTGCCAACTCTGACTACTCCGGCGAAATTCCGGCCAGCTTTTCTCAACTGTTGAACTTAACTACATTGTCTCTTGAAAACAACCGGTTGACCGGAAACATTCCGGTGGGTATTGCGAATCTTTCGCATATTTATCACTTGAATTTGAGCAAGAACTTCTTGAGCGGAGAGATACCGTTTGATTCAAGTTTCTTGAAGAGAGTGGGTGAGAATTTGGACTTAAGTGAGAATAGTGAGTTGTGTTTGAATCCAATGCAAGCATATGAGTGTGCAAAGCTTGGAGTTGATGTGTGTAATAGAAGCAATAGACGTGTGGGCAATAGCGGTTCTGGGGTGAAGCCATTGAAGACATCTGAAGGTCGAGTAGTTGAAGTTAGTAGGAAACATTTAttctttgtttttcttgttttttggTGTCTTGGATTTTATCACTAATCTATTTATAATATAAACTTGATTTAGTCGTGTTTTTTCTAACTATGGCTTGATGAAATTCTCGGTTTTAGTTTTTCCCACATGACTATGTGGTTTTCATGTCTTGTAATTCCCACGTTGCTGATCGTGTTAGTTTTTACTCTttggtattttagtcattttattcaTTTTACATGTAAGATCATTCACATCCACTCTATCATATTTTCAccttaaattacactaaaaaacactaaattttctctcttcttttcaattaaataatatatttttatacctttatcattaccttttctcactcctctactcacaaccactttcaaaatatattaaaaaattatagggggtgaacagtgtccccccaaatatacagatgaacagtaatatTTTCTCTATCCtccactcataaccactttttatactctttataatataaaaactctACACACAGATTTTGATGGAATAGTGCTCTAACCATGTAATTGAAGAAACATCAAATTAGTCTGGTGATTAGTTTGTGGGTTGTGTCTCGACAaataagggttaatcttctttgtCTCGTCTAAGCTGCTATAATGATTACCCTGCACAACAATAACACACCGTAAGCTCGTTACAAGGAGGAGAATATGagggttctccttgtaaccaccatccggcgtgagaataagtatctctTTTGAAGATAATAGTGTGTGTATAAAGTGAGATAACAAGAGGGTATAGGATCTCAATTATTTGATTATTATCTTTGTTTTCTTTGATTGATCTACTTCCATGTTTAGAGGAATTATTTACGAGATGTTAGTTAGTGGCCATCCCTATTTATTCCCTTGTAATTCCTTTTGATGATATATAAAAAACTGAGATCTTCCCTTCCTTCTTGTAAATCCtaatatggtatcagagcaggtttCTCAAACCTAGCTCTAGCCGATCCTATTCAAGAAGGATGACAGGAGACGACAACCAAAACAAAACCAAGGATGGGGAAGGATCTAGCGGTGGGATAACACACGACTCACCCTATTACCTTCATCCATCCGACTACCCCAAATAACTACACGTAAATGAAGTTCTTACCGACAACAACTTTGCTGATTGGAGTCAAGAGATGACAAACTTCCTATTTGCAAAAAATAAAATAGAGTTTGTCGATGGGACGATCAAGAAACCGGAG encodes:
- the LOC110923531 gene encoding serine/threonine-protein phosphatase 5 isoform X1, giving the protein MPSMAAENNSNVSLAEQIKQQANEAFKANRFSQAIDLYTKAIELNGENAVYWANRAFSHTKLEEYGSAIQDASKAVEIDPKYSKGYYRRGAAYLAMGKFKEALKDFQQVKRICPNDPDASKKLKECEKAVMKLKFEEAISAPTSKQQSVAETIDLRTIGTGTDSSYHSPRFTATSVAVAVALVAILMMVVGPIVAIVVASAASALFFVVKKTDVEPQYAGARIEGDVVTLEFVKKMMDDFKNQKMLHKRYAFEIVLRTREILMALPSLVDVNVPNGKHFTVCGDVHGQFYDLLNIFELNGLPSEDNPYLFNGDFVDRGSFSVEVILTLFAFKCMSPSAIHLSRGNHESKSMNKIYGFEGEVRSKLSDKFVELFAEVFCYLPLAHVINEKVFVVHGGLFSTDGVKLSDIRAIDRFCEPPEEGLMCEILWSDPQPNPGRGPSKRGVGLSFGGDVTKRFLKDNNLDLVVRSHEVKDEGYEIEHDGKLITVFSAPNYCDQMGNKGAFIRFEAPTMEPKIVTFSAVPHPDVKPMAYASNFLRMFN
- the LOC110923532 gene encoding receptor like protein 29; the encoded protein is MLTFLLLILLTCTHHHISTQTHPQPPLTMDPTELQTLYNIMETLSSDREWRTTYPNPCEPSTSWVGIECKPGVSDSHLHVTRLDFGTPPNPTCKNTSTFPSQIFQLPYLQSIFFFNCFTKTKTTISISKTKTRPSCLQQLSLRSNPSLVGSIPSELFLALSSLQILTVSQSEISGAIAPEISNLNSLVHLDLTYNQLGGSIPAELGKLKNLVGLDLSYNALTGPVPHTIGQMGMLQKLDLSSNLLTGNVPNSIGELSSLVFMALSNNGLHGKLPVGFGDLKELEYLIMDNNPMSIELPTEFGRLLKLRELRLANSDYSGEIPASFSQLLNLTTLSLENNRLTGNIPVGIANLSHIYHLNLSKNFLSGEIPFDSSFLKRVGENLDLSENSELCLNPMQAYECAKLGVDVCNRSNRRVGNSGSGVKPLKTSEGRVVEVSRKHLFFVFLVFWCLGFYH
- the LOC110923531 gene encoding serine/threonine-protein phosphatase 5 isoform X2; this translates as MPSMAAENNSNVSLAEQIKQQANEAFKANRFSQAIDLYTKAIELNGENAVYWANRAFSHTKLEEYGSAIQDASKAVEIDPKYSKGYYRRGAAYLAMGKFKEALKDFQQVKRICPNDPDASKKLKECEKAVMKLKFEEAISAPTSKQQSVAETIDLRTIDVEPQYAGARIEGDVVTLEFVKKMMDDFKNQKMLHKRYAFEIVLRTREILMALPSLVDVNVPNGKHFTVCGDVHGQFYDLLNIFELNGLPSEDNPYLFNGDFVDRGSFSVEVILTLFAFKCMSPSAIHLSRGNHESKSMNKIYGFEGEVRSKLSDKFVELFAEVFCYLPLAHVINEKVFVVHGGLFSTDGVKLSDIRAIDRFCEPPEEGLMCEILWSDPQPNPGRGPSKRGVGLSFGGDVTKRFLKDNNLDLVVRSHEVKDEGYEIEHDGKLITVFSAPNYCDQMGNKGAFIRFEAPTMEPKIVTFSAVPHPDVKPMAYASNFLRMFN